In Tubulanus polymorphus chromosome 2, tnTubPoly1.2, whole genome shotgun sequence, a single window of DNA contains:
- the LOC141898925 gene encoding uncharacterized protein LOC141898925: MSQEVIGQSWPLVTRAIHLELAESLETDSFLLVLCNFIGRRGRPDEMFSNNGSNFIGAEKELKECLINWNQSRLSEFLSEKGTRWHFNPPSSPHFGGAWERLVRTVKVALKSVLRGRSFFENVLRTTLIEVEAVVNSRPLTYISSKPQDYTPLTPNHFLHGGATSITPQGVFHEREISSRKRWRQSQVLADHVWQRWLSEYLPSLTVRGKWFTENRNVRKGDLVLLVEKDVPRGYWPLGRIVDVYSGADSRVRTVKTATSEYIRPVAKICVLEENIE; encoded by the coding sequence ATGTCCCAAGAGGTTATTGGCCAGAGTTGGCCTCTGGTAACTCGGGCAATTCATTTGGAATTAGCGGAATCTTTGGAAACTGATTCATTTCTGCTGGTTCTCTGTAATTTTATTGGTCGACGAGGTCGACCGgatgaaatgtttagtaaCAACGGCTCGAATTTTATCGGAGCCGAAAAAGAGCTCAAAGAGTGTTTGATTAATTGGAATCAGTCGCGTCTTTCTGAATTTTTAAGTGAAAAGGGTACAAGGTGGCATTTCAATCCACCTAGTTCTCCCCATTTTGGTGGAGCTTGGGAACGTCTTGTAAGAACGGTAAAGGTCGCTCTTAAATCTGTCTTAAGGGGCAGAtcgttttttgaaaatgttttgcgCACAACACTGATTGAAGTAGAGGCAGTGGTGAATAGTCGGCCACTCACTTATATTAGCTCAAAACCTCAAGATTATACCCCACTTACGCCTAATCATTTTCTCCACGGAGGTGCTACATCTATTACACCCCAAGGTGTTTTTCATGAACGTGAAATTAGTAGTCGTAAGCGTTGGCGGCAGAGTCAGGTTTTGGCAGACCATGTGTGGCAACGATGGTTAAGTGAGTATTTACCTTCCCTGACTGTGCGTGGTAAGTGGTTCACAGAGAACCGTAATGTTAGAAAGGGAGATTTAGTATTACTAGTAGAAAAAGATGTCCCAAGAGGTTATTGGCCTTTAGGTCGGATTGTCGATGTGTATTCAGGCGCAGATAGTCGCGTGCGTACTGTTAAAACCGCTACGTCGGAATATATTAGACCTGTTGCAAAGATTTGTGTTTTAGAGGagaatattgaataa
- the LOC141898926 gene encoding uncharacterized protein LOC141898926 encodes MKKKFEERYTEGCDLTNDALYSAWKILKTKSSAEVIDSFPIDNSSPADPDNDVLDYPVLMPTEKKRKRDDKRYFILTADDAYANAVSKQKLKEQKEKEKLERRKKKCLTTASTRPQNGTCSINPAPSRPDKEQLAVVHDPVPETSGVNMVLEINISEGSYIALYQEGEKRRKHLYFGVILEILDFGELISVQFLEQHCMKNLFVWPDVDIIEKHPVENVLNNL; translated from the exons atgaagaaaaaatttgaagaacGATACACCGAAGGCTGTGACTTGACTAATGATGCACTGTATTCAGcatggaaaattttgaaaactaaaTCATCAGCTGAAGTTATCGATAGCTTCCCGATCGATAACTCATCCCCAG CTGATCCCGACAATGATGTGCTGGATTATCCCGTACTGATGCCaactgaaaagaaaagaaaacgcGATGATAAGCGTTATTTCATTCTAACTGCGGATGATGCATATGCAAATGCGGTTTCAAAACAGAAGTTGAaagaacaaaaagaaaaggaaaaacTAGAAAGAAGGAAAAAGAAATGTTTGACAACG GCTTCAACAAGACCACAAAATGGAACTTGCTCCATTAATCCT GCTCCATCAAGACCAGACAAGGAACAATTAGCCGTAGTTCAT GATCCTGTGCCTGAGACAAGTGGTGTCAACATGGTTTTAGAAATCAACATAAG TGAAGGTTCATATATTGCCCTTTATCAGGAAGGTGAGAAGCGCAGGAAACACTTATACTTTGGAGTG ATTCTAGAGATATTGGACTTCGGAGAATTAATATCCGTTCAGTTTCTTGAACAACACTGCATGAAAAATTTATTCGTTTGGCCCGATGTGGATATTATCGAAAAGCATCCCGTTGAGAACGTATTGAACAACTTGTAA